The sequence CGATTATGCGGACAGCGGCGAAGACGCCAGGGCGCGCGCGGAACTGGACAAAATGCAGGCGCGGCTGGACTCGCTGGCCGAGCGCCAGTCGGGCGCGCTGTCCGTCACGCAGGGCGTGGCCGAGGCGCAGGCCGGCCGGCGCGCGCAGGTGCAGCGCGACATGGTGTCCGTTCTTTCCGACCGGCAGCTGCGGCTTGCCCTGCGGGCGGAGTCTTGCGGCGGTTATATCGGGCCGGAGATTCCTGCGGCCATGCGCGCGCTTGCGGGCGAGATCAGGGCTCTGAAAATCGGCGCCGCGCTCACTATTTTCGGCGGGGTGAAAAACGGGTTGTATGCGGTGTCGGTCACCACGCCTGCCGTGGCGGAGGAACTGCTTTCAATCCGGGCGGAACAGGACGCTGTGGGCGCGGAACTGGAAAAACTTTCCGACCCGCCGGTGCCGCCTTCGGATTCCGAGAAACAGCAGCTTGGGCTTGACGGCGCGCAGCAGCGCGCCATTCTCTCCGAAACCGAAGAGCTGGCCCGCTCCGCGCGCCGGTTCGCCGAAGAAGACGGCCTGCCGATTCCGCCGGAACTGGCAGGCAGGCTTGATGCCGCGTCCGCCGAGATGCGCGCGGCGGGCGAAAGGCTCGCCGCGTTTGATTCCACCGCCGCCGGCAGTCAGGCCCGCGCGCTTAAACTGCTTGAGGACGGGCGCGACCGGCTGGAGCGGACCCGCCGGGAAATGAGCAGCCGGAGTGCCGGCTATCAGTCTTCCGGCCGCAAACGCGAGGGGGCGCAGGGCCGCGAGAGCGCGGGGCGAGCCAGACTGCCGTCGTCGGAGGATTATCTGCCGCCGGCCGCGATACGGGAAAAAGCCATGCAGTCCATGCGCGAGGATTACCCGCGCGCGCGCGGCGAACTTATCAGGGAATACCTGCGCAGGCTTGCGCAGTAGCGGATTTTGGTGTATCGTACAAATGCCCGGTTTCCGGGTTCGTTTGCGGGTTGGCTTGCGCGGAACGGATTTTGATGCATTGGCAAACCGTCGGATTTATGCGCCGGGCCATGCGGCCGGAGCGGGAGATCAAGGAGAAGCTATGGCGTCACTTAAAGGAGTCATTACTGTAAGCTGCCCGCAGGACTGCGGCGAATTCGATGCCGAGGTGTGGACCCTCATCCGCGCCGATGAAGATCCTGATTTGAAGGATATGGTGCGCGGAGGCGAGCTAAATCTTGTGCAGTGTCCGGTTTGCGGCAAGCTGTTTTACGGATCCGTGCCGGTTGTCTATCTTGATCCGCAGGCGGATCTTTCGATTTTCGTGTTCCCGCAGGCCGGCGAGCATGGCGAGGTGGAACGGAAACTCCGCGAGGAATTCGCCCTGCTCAGGGACGGCCTTCTGCGCGAGCTGAAAATGCACGCCGAGCCGGTTGTGTTTTTCGGGGCCGAGCTTCTGAAGGAATTTCTGGTCAGTGAGCAGTTTCTGCGTGACGAGAGCGATATAATAGAATACGCCGCGCGCGAGCTTGGGCTGGAAACCGTTATGCTTGCGCCCGCCCGGGCGCGCGAATGTGACTGGCCTTACCGCGTGCCCGCGCCCGGAGGCAGGCGGACTGCGGCGGCGGTGCTGCCCGCGTGCGACAAGGTGCTGGCTGGCTACCCGGCGCTTGCGCGGCTGGCGAAATTCCGGGCCGCGCTGGAGAAAGATCCGAAACTGGACAGGGAACTGGCATGATCAGGGTCCCGGCGGAATACTGCGCCCTGCTGGCTGACATCGGAGCCTGCGCCCGCGATAAAGGAACAAGCGCGTGGGCCGTGGGCGGCTGCGTGCGCGACTGGGCGCTCGGGCTCGCCACCAGGGATCTTGATATTCTCACCGAAGGGCCGGCTGAAGCGCTGGCGGGCCATGTGGCTGCGCGGCATGGCCTTGAATGGGAAAAATTCGGCCGGTTCGGCACCTGCCGGCTGACCTTGCCTGACGGAACCGGTATGGATTTTGCGCGCGCCCGCACCGAAACCTACGCCAAACCGGCCGCATTGCCGGAGGTGGAGTTTTCAACAGTCGAGCACGACTTGCGCCGGCGCGATTTCACGGTCAACGCCGCCGCCATGAACCTGCTGCCCGGCGCATTCGGAGCGGTTCTCGACCCCTTTAACGCAATTTCCGATGCCGCAGCCGGCCAGTTGCGGGTTTTGCATGACAGGAGTTTTGAAGATGATCCCACCCGGCTGTACCGGCTGATCCGTTTCGCTGGCCGGTTCGGCTGGGCCGCCGGGCCGGAAACGCTGGTTTTGGCGAAAAACGCGCTCACCGGGAAATATCCGGCCCGCCTGTCGAAATCAAGGCTGGGGCGGGAACTGCTCTGCATTTTAAACGAGCGTGCGGCAAAGGCGGTGTTTGCAAACCGGCTGGCGGACGAACTGTTCGGGTATATGGGCGAGGGAATCCGCTGGTATCCGGCGCTTGAGCGGCTTGAGCCGGATGAAAGCGGCTGCGCGCAGGAAGACAGCATTGCGTTCGATTATGAACGGCTGGGCGTGCTTGCGTGTTCGATGCCGGATGGCGCGCTGTTTCTCAAATCGCTGGGCCTGCGGCGCGAACTGTGCGCCGCGCTTGTAGAAACCGCGGCGGTCTGCGCCATGCGGGCCGCGCCGGAAAACAATCTCAGCCGGTCGCAAAAGCGCATTATCCGGGCCGTGTTTCCCGATCTGGCGGATAGCGCGCTCAAACGCCGGTTCGTGCGCGGACGCGACATAATGCAATACCGCATCATCGGCCCGCAGGTGGCCCGGCTTATAACCGAATACGCGCAGCTTCAGTGGCAGAACCGGTTTATAGACCGGCCCGCCGCGCTTGCCGCGCTTAAGGAACGGTTCCGGCCGGCCCGGTTTACTTAGGTTACAAAACAGGCATAACGCAATCTAATCCGCTCTGATTGTTTCATAATCCGGATGTATGTAATATTTCCGCAACACTTTGCGGATATACTAGTCAAAACATGCGGCGAGATATCGGCCCTGTGTTTTGGAGTTGTTTCTTTGTATCCATATTTCAAAAGGTCCGATGCTGCAGTCGGGTGCCGCAAACTGCAGCGGGGGCAATGCGGAGCGGTTTGAAGGTATTTCAAAAAGCGGGGAGCTGAGCGGAATTCAGTGAATGCGGACTAGTCACCGGGGGGTGGCTTATGAGGTCTATTCTGGTTGCGGAGGGAAGCGTGTTGCGCAGGGCCGAGATAGCGTCTGTGTTCGACAGGTGCTACCGCCTGATTCCGGCGGCATCGGCCGAGGAATTGTTGCCGCTTGTAGAAGAATTCAGTCCGGACGTGTTGCTTATCTGTCAGGAATTTGCGGGGAAGGACACGCTTTTGCTGGTCGAGAAAGCGAAAGCCCTTGTGCCGCATGTGATTGTGATAGTGGTGAGCGAATGCGGGGATATGGATTTTGCCGTTAACGCCCTTAAATCGGGCGCGGTTACCGTGATGACAGGAGTGCCTTCTCCTGATGTGCTGTATTCATCCGTGGCGGGCAAAATTCCGCCGGACGGCGATATTGGCGGCACAGATATGCCGTGGAAAATAAAAGGCTGCTGAGCGGTTTCTGCAAAAGGGAGCGGGGTTGTCCGGGGGGGCAGTGGGGTGCAAGGCGTATTCGTGGCGCGGGCGGCGTTTAAGCCGCCCGCGTTTTTTCACGGGTCAGACCAAATCCGCGCCGGCCCGGGTGCGCAACGGAATGCGGTTCGTGGTTTTTTCAGGAGCCGGCGCTGGTTTTGAAGGCGGTAACGGAGCGGTGTCCGTGTCTGAACACCGGGCCGGGGCGGCTGCCGAAAAGTGGCGGCCCGGTCCGCGAATATATAAAATATGGAACGCGTCGGTCTGCCGGGCGGAATGAATTGCCATGAAAAACTCTTATTCGCTTGCGGTAAAAGAACTGGAGAAATTCCATTATATGCCTGAGCCTGGCCGCATGCGGACCGACGAACTGGCCCGCGCGCTTGCCGCGCGCGGCAATCCCCAGCTGGCTTATGGCCGGGCGCAGGTAATCGGCACCAATGGCAAGGGCGCCGCGGCTTATTTCCTGGCCCGGATTTTAGAGGCGCACGGCGTTAAAACGGGGTTATACACCTCCCCGCATCTGGTAAGTTACTGCGAACGGATTGCGGCCGGCGGCCGGCGGATTTCGGAAACGGAGTTCGGCGCGCTGTATTTTTCCCTCAAACCGGTGTTCGAAAAATTCCGGCTGACCCAATTCGAGCGGCTTACCCTGATGGCGGCCGAGTTTTTCAAAACCGAGCGCGTGGAGTTTGCCGTGCTGGAAACCGGACTGGGCGGCACCGGCGACGCGGTTACCGCGCTGGCGGCTCCGCTGCTTCTGTATACTGCGGTCACGCCGGAACACAGGGATCTGCTTGGCCCGTCGCTCAGACAAATCGCCGGGGCGAAAGCCGGCCCTTTAAGCGCGGCGGAAACGGCTTTTTCCTGCCGGCAGCCTTTTAAATGCGTTGCCGCAATGTTGCGCGCGCGGGCGCGTTCCGGCGGCGCGTCGCTTGAGTTTTGCGTTCCGCCGGCGGAAATCACCCTGCGCCGGCGCGGCGTTTCATTTAAATTCGGGCGCCATGCGTACCGCATTGCGGTGTTTGGCGCGCCGGCTGCCTTGAACGCCGGACTGGCTTTGCGAGCCGCGGCGCATATTCTGGGCGCGCGTTTTAGGACGGCGTTTGCGCGGCGCGCGCTCGCGGGCGGGGTGTGGGAGTGGCGGCTGCAGGTGGTCCGGTATCCCGGCTGCAATCCGCTGCTGGTGTCGTGCGCGCATAACGACGCGTCACTGGACGCCGATCTCGCCGCGATAAAAGAAATGGCCGCCGCCGGCATTCTGCCCGGCAGAATGAGCGTGCTGTTCGGAGTGTCGGGAAACCGGGATTCAAGGCGTCTGCTGCGGAAAGCGGCGAAGGCGTTTGACGATATAACCGTCACCGAAGTGCCCGGCAGCGCGGGTGCGTTTGAAAAAATGCGCGGGCTGGCGCGCCGGCTGACCGGCGTGCGCGTGGTGAAAGACTGCCGCGCGGCGACCCGGCTTGTCGTCGGGCCGGAGCCGGAGCGCAAGAGGTTCGCGGCGGTTATCGGCTCTATTTATCTTGCGGGCGCGGCGCTGTCTTTTGCAGGCGGCGGAGCAGCAGGGAAAGACTGATTTTCAAAACCGGGTGTATTAAGTCCGGGTCAAGCTCGCACAGCGGGCCCAGCACGAAGGCGCGGTTGTGCGCGTCGTAGTGAGGCACCGTCAGTTCGGGCGTGTTTATGATTTCGTCGCCGTAAAAAATAATATCAATATCTATTGTGCGCGGGCCCCAGCGCAGAACGCGCGTCCGGCCCAGTTCCGCTTCCGTTTCAAGGGCCAGCGCCAGCAGCTGGCGCGCTGTCAGGGCGGTGCGGATTTTGGCCGCGCAGTTGAGAAAGGCGGGCTGGCCGGTCCGGCCGTAGGGCGCGGTTTCGATAAAGGAGGAAACCGCCAGAATTTCCACGCCGTTTTCTCCCAGCCGGACGAGCGCGGAGTCCAGCATTGCGCGGCGGTCGCCCAGATTTGAGCCGAGGCTTAAGTAGGCCGCAGGCATAGTTCCGCCGTCATTCTGGCGGCGCCGGCGTTTTCCGCCACGTCATGCACGCGCGCGATATGCACGCCGTGCGCCGCCAGCCACGCGGTAACCGCCAGCGTGCCGGCCAGCCGGTTTTCCGGCGGCAGCGGCGCGCCGGGCGCGCCGAGCGTCTGGCCGATAAAGGTTTTGCGCGACGCGCCGACAAGCACCGGCGCGCCCAGCTCAGTGAACCGGCCGATATTGTGAAGGATCGCCAGATTATGTTCGCGCAGCTTGGCAAATCCGATGCCGGGATCAAGAATCACTTTATCCGGGCCGATGCCGCGGGCCGCCGCGAAGTCACGCCGTTGCCGCAAATAATCCAGCACTTCGGAAACGGGGTCCCGGTAGACCGCATTGCGCTGCATGTCGCGCGCCGGGCCGCGCGTATGCATGAGCACGACCGGCGCGCCGGTTTCGCGCACTGTTTCCGGCATTAGCGGGTCAAACGACATGGCGCTTATGTCGTTGATGATATCCGCCCCGGCGTTTATGGCGGCGCGCGCGGTGGCGGCTTTATAGGTGTCCACGGAAAGCAGCGCGTTCGGAAAACGTTTTTTGATCGCGCTGGCGGCGGCGGTCACGCGGGCCGTTTCAGTGGCCTGATCCACCCGCTCGGCGCCCGGCCGGGTGGATTCGCCTCCGATATCCAGAATATCCGCCCCGGCGGCCAGCATTTCCTCCGCTATGGCGGCGGCGGTTTCGGCTGACCGCGCGCGGGAGCCGGCGTAAAAGGAGTCCGGCGTAATATTGATTATCCCCATAATCAGCATGGAACGGTAATGCAGCATGCGTCCGTCCGCCAGAACGGTTTTCAGACCGGGTTGCCCGCCGCTCATGGTTAGCGGCCTTTGCGGTACACAATGCCGCTGGTGGCGGTTTCCCACAGTTCGATTTCCAGCAGCTTGAGCTTGCGCGCGCGGAACGCGGGCGCAAGCCGGTCCCAGATCCACATGGCGAGATTCTCCGCGGTGGACTGCGCCACCGTGTCGTTCAGATAATTGTGGTCCAGTTTTTCTATCACCAGTTCGCCGACGAGGGCTTTCACGTCGGTGAAATCCATAACCATGCCGTCGCGCGGGTGCGGTTTGCCTTCCAGTTTAACGACCAGCTGATAGGTGTGCCCGTGCAGACGTTCGCACTTGCCTTTGTAACGGACCAGATTGTGCGCCGCGTCGAAAGTGAATTTTTTTATAAGGATCATGTTTTCTCCGGTATGCCAAACGGCGGCAGGGTTAATATAGCATTTTGCCCGCCGGCCGCATAACCGCCTCAATATATAATATCAACGGTAAAAATGTTAAAATAAACGCTATGCAGACAGAAAGTTTCTTCGTTCAGCTGCCAGTGCTGATATTCTCCATCGTGTGCCACGAATACGCGCACGGCTATATTGCGGCGCGCCGGGGCGACGACACGGCGGGGCTCATGGGCAGGCTTACCCTCAATCCGCTGCCGCATGTGGATCCGATCGGCACTATAATAGTGCCGGTTATCGCGTTTTTCAGTTCCATTCCGGCAATCGGCTGGGCCAAGCCGGTGCCGGTGAACCCGCTGCGGCTGGAAAGCCCGCGGCGCGACATGATGTGGGTGTCGCTGGCCGGCCCGCTTACGAATTTCGCGCTGGCGGGCTTGTTCGCCTTGTTTTTCAAACTTACGCTGGTCGCCGTGGGGATGCTGGGTATGGCGCTGACGTCAGGCAGTCTCGCGGTGCTGATTCTCAAAAGCGCGTATTACGGCGTACTGATCAATCTGGTGCTGGCGTTTTTCAACCTTATCCCGCTGGCGCCGCTGGACGGTTCGCATATTCTGGCGGCCAAACTGTCGGGCGGCGCGCTGGAAAAATACGCGCGGATCAACCAGTACGGCCCGTGGATACTGATCGGCCTGCTGTTCACCCACGGGCTGGACCTTATCCTGCGCGTGCCCATCGCGCTGGCGATGTGGGTTTTTTCCGCGCTGCGCATTTTTTCACCTTAGGAGCTGGCATGGAACAGAAAGCGAAGATTGTGTCGGGCATGCGGCCGACGGGCCGGATCCATCTGGGCAATTACTGGGGCGCGCTGAAAAACTGGATCGCGCTGCAGGATAAATACGACTGCGCTTTTTTCGTGGCTGACTGGCACGCGCTGACCACCGGCCATGAGGATACCGCCGCGCTGCGCGCCAACGGGCGCGGCATGGTCATTGACTGGCTGGCCGCCGGGTTCGACCCGGACAAAAGCGCGCTTTACCGCCAGTCCGACGTGCCGGAAATAGCGGAACTTGCGCTTTTGCTTGGAATGTTCACGCCGCTGGGCTGGCTGTTGCGCAATCCCACTTTCAAGGAACAGCTGGTCGAGCTTTACCGCCAGCGGTACGCCGGGCAGGACGAAAAAGCCAGTTCCGGCAAGGCCATGCAGGCGCTGGGTTCGGCCGCGGGGGTGGAGAGCGAGGCGGAGCTGTCGGCGATGACCGAGTTCGCGACCGCCGGGTTTCTGGCTTACCCGGTGCTGATGACCGCGGATATCATTATTCATAAAGCGGAGTTCGTGCCAGTCGGCAAGGATCAGATCGCCCATGTCGAGATCGCGCGCGATATCGTGCGCCGGTTTGACGATCTTTATGGCGGGCAGGTGTTCCCGGAACCCAGGCCGCTGCTTACCGAAAGTGCGCGGGTGCCGGGGCTGGACGGGCGCAAAATGTCGAAATCCTACCGCAACGCAATAGAAATGGGCGAGGAGTCTGACAGCCTGCGCGGAAAAGTCATGGCGATGTTCACCGATCCGAACAAAAAAGGCCTTAAAGATCCCGCCAATCCTGACGGATGCGTTGTGTTCGCTTTTCACCGGCTTTATAATCCGGCCCATGCCGTCCGGGAAACGGAGTGCCGGGCCGGCTCGCTCGGCTGTGTGGCGTGCAAGAAACATCTGTTTGAGCTGATGGAACCGGCAATAGCGGCGTTCCGGGCGCGCCGCGCGGAAGTGGAAAAGGATCCCGGCCGGGTGGATGCAATTCTGGAGGCCGGCGCTGTCCGCGTGCGCGATACGGTGCGCGGTACTATGGAGCAGGTGCGCCGCGCCATGCGCATCAGATAGCGCCTATGCTCAATATTCCGGCGATGGATGTGCATATAGACATTTTCGAAGGCCCCATGGACCTTCTGCTGCACCTTATCCGCAAGAACAATCTTGATATTTACGATATTCCCATAGCGCAGATTACCAGAGAATACCTTGATTACATCGAGGCGATAAAGGAACTGAATCTCGAAGTGGCGGGCGAGTTTCTCGTAATGGCGACCACGCTGATGCAGATAAAGACGCAGATGCTTTTGCCTTCGCAGGCGGCGCCTGGCGAGGAGGAAGGGCCGGACCCGAAGGCCGATCTTATCCAGAAGCTCGCCGATTACCAGAAATTCAAGGAAGCCTCCAGATTTCTCAATGACCGGTTCGAGGTGTTCAAGGACGTGTATTACCGGGGCAGTCCGGTGTTTTCCGATTCCGACAAAGTGCTCAATCTGGAAATGGTCGAGCTGATGGAGGCCGTCAAGCGCGCCTTCACCCGGATCGGGACGGAAGCGGACCGGATAATTTCAGGCGAAACCTTTCCGATTGAAAAGCGCATGGACCGCATTCTCAACATGCTGCGGGCGCGCGAATGGATCCTGTTTGACGATGCCTTCGCGCCGGAAACCCATAAAATGGGTGTTATCACCTGTTTTATGGCGCTGCTGGAACTGATGAAACTGAAAAAGCTCATCACCCGGCAGGACGAGCTGTTCGGCGAGATCAGGGTGTACCGGCGGCCCGTTGAAGACGCCGCCCGCGAGGAAGCGGAACAGCGCGCCTGGGCCGAACAGCATAACGCGCAGGAGCGCGCCGCGCGACAGGAACCGGGCGCGCCGTCGCCTGATCAGGCCGGCGGGGCCGGTCAGTAACGGATTTCAAGGGCAGTTGTTATCGGGAGTCATAATGTTTTCAGACCAGGACGAGGAAAAAGAAGCCGCGCTGGAGCAGGACTCCGCGCGGGCGGACGAAGCGGCCGTTCAGGCTGAGCCCGCGGCGGAAGCCGCTGCGCCGGACGCGGAACCTGCCGCCGGGCAGGCGGAGGCCGCCGTTGACGCGATTGAAAGCATAACCGAGGCGGAGCTTCGCAGGATTATCGAAACGGTGCTGTTCATAACCGACAAGCCGGTTCCGCTCGGCAAGATCTGCTCCGTGGCGGAAGTGAATAACGCCGATTTTGCGCTCGGGGTGATCAAGAAGATCCAGAAGGAGTATCTGGAGTCGGGCAGTTCCGTGCAGATTATCGAGGTGGGCGGCGGATACCAGATGTCCACCAAGCCGGAGTTCGGGCGCTGGGTGCGCAGGCTGTACGGGGAACGGATGTCGGCGAAACTGTCGGCGGCCGCGCTGGAAACCCTGGCCATAGCGGCTTACCGCCAGCCGATAACGCGCGCGGAAATGGAAGCCGTGCGCGGCGTGGACGTGATCGGCCCGCTGGAAACGCTTATCGAGCGCGGCATAGTGAAGGTGGTGGGCCGCAAGGAAACGATCGGGCGGCCGCTTTTATACGGCACTACCGCCGAATTTTTAAGGCTGTTCGGGCTGGCGGGCCTCAAGGATCTGCCTACGCTGGAATCGTTCGGGATAGACACTTCGGCGCTTGATGAGAACAGGCAGCCGGAGCTTTTCGAACTGCCTGAAAACACCGTGGAAGGGCTTAACGCCGAACTGACCCGGGCCGTGGCGGAGAATTCGGTTCCGGCGGATGAAAACCTGACCGAGCTGGAAATTGCCGCCCGGTCGGCCGGCGAAATGGGGCAAGCCGGCGCTGAGGATCCGCCCGCCGGGTCCGCAGCCGGGCCCGGCGAAGAACAGGCGGCGGGGGGTGTTTCATCCGGCGAAAGCGGCGGGGAAACCGACTCCGCCGGCCGGCCGGATGACGGCGGCCGCCGGCACTGCGCCGACGAACAGGAATAATTTGACAGCATTGCCGGAGCCATTATGCCAGAGTTCAGGAAAGATCCCGTAATAGGGCGGTGGGTGATAATCGCGTCGGAACGGGCGTTGCGCCCGTCGGATTTTCCGCACGCGCCGCAGTTTAACGACGATGCTTCCAAATGCCCTTTCTGCGCCGGGCATGAGGCGATAACGCCGCCGGAGATAATCGCCTATCATCCGCCCGGGCGCGAGAAAAACAAGGCCGGCTGGTGGGTGCGCGTGGTGCCGAACAAATATCCCGCGCTGCAGATCGGCGGGGATATGGAGCGCGAGGGCGAGGGCATGTACGACCGGATGAACGGAGTCGGCGCGCATGAAGTTATCGTGGAAACGCCTGACCACCGGAGCCACTGGGCCGACATGCAGATCAAGCAGCTGGAGGACGTGCTGTGGGCTTACAGGGACCGCATGACCGATCTGAAAAAAGACCGGCGGTTCAAATATATTCTGGTTTTCAAGAATTACGGCAAATCGGCGGGCGCGTCGCTCAGCCATCCGCATTCGCAGATCATAGCGATGCCGATGGTGCCCATCCGGGTGGCTCAGGAAATGGAGGGCGCGCAGCGGCATTACGGGTTTAAGGACCGGTGCATTTTCTGCGACATGATCAAAGAGGAAATCCGGTCGGCCCGCAGGATTGTGGGCGAGTCGGACGGGTTTATCGCGTTCGAGCCGTACGCCAGCCGCTTCCCGTTTGAAACGTGGGTTCTGCCGAAAGCGCATAAAGGGCATTTCGACGCGATCACCGGCGACGAGTCGCATGAGCTGGCGCTCATTCTCAAGCAGGTGATGGCCAAACTGCGCGATACGCTGCAAGATCCTCCGCTTAACCTGCTTATACACACCACTCCTGTTCAGGACGCGGAATGCCCGTATTACCACTGGCATATGGAAATCATGCCGAAGCTGACCCATGTGGCCGGTTTTGAATGGGGCACCGGCTGCTACATCAACGCGGTCGCGCCGGAACGGGCCGCCGAGCTTTTAAACCTCCGTCTGGCGGGGAATCACGGAAAGGAGTAGACAAATGAATATTCTTCTGGCGGCAAGCGAGGTTTTTCCGTTTTGCAAGACCGGCGGGCTGGCTGACGTCGCAGGCGCGCTCGCCCAGGTGCTGGCGCGGTACCGCGGCCATAAAGTGGCGGTGTTTCTGCCCCGCTACCGCAACATAGGAGGGGGCAATTTTTCATTGAAATCGCTGCCGGGTACATTCAATATCCCGGTAGGGACCGGACGGATCGAAAAGGCCGCCCTGTCCTATATGGAGTGGGGCAAGGTAAGCGTTTATTTCGTGCATAACCCCCATTATTTTGACCGGACGGGGCTGTACCGCACTCCGGCGGGCGATTTCCCGGATAACGACGAACGGTTCATGTTTTTTTCGCGCGCCGTGCTTGAAGGCGCGAAATTCGCGGGGTTCAAGCCCGACGTGATCCACTGCAACGACTGGCAGACCGCGCTTATCCCCGCCTATCTCAAAACGCTTTACAGCATAGACGCGTTTTACGCGCGCGCCGCTTCGGTGCTGACAATTCACAACATGGCGTTTCAGGGTATATTTCCCAAGCCCGCCTATTTCAAGGCGGGGTTCGGCTGGGCCGACTATACTCCCGAACGGATGGAGTATTATAATGGGTTCAATTTCCTCAAAGCGGGGCTGGTTTACGCGGATATGGTTTCCACGGTCAGCCCCACTTATTGCCGCGAGATCTCCGAATCGCCGGAAAAGGGACGCGGGCTGGAAGGCGTTATCCGCGCCAGGGGAGCCGACTGCGCGGGCATTCTCAACGGAATAGACACGGAGGTCTGGGATCCTGAATGGGATTCGTACCTGCCGCGCGGCTACGACGTGAAATCTTTTGAGAAAGGCAAACTGCTCGCCAAACAGGCACTGCATAAAATGTGCGGGCTGGAGTACAGCGCCGATACGCCCTGCGCGGGCGTGGTTTCGCGGCTGGATTACCAGAAAGGCATAGACCTTGTTGTAAAAGCTGTTGAAAGCTACGCCGGGCGGATGAAATTTTTTATTCTGGGGACAGGCAACCGCGCGCTGGAGGAGCAGGTGACGGGTCTGGCAAAGCGGTTTCCCGGTTCGGTTTTCTACCTTAACGCGCATGACGAAGCGATGGCGCACCGGATTTATGCCGGCTGCGATCTGTTCCTGATGCCTTCCCGCTTCGAGCCGTGCGGACTGAGTCAGCTGATCGCACTGCGTTACGGCACTCTGCCGGTCGCTTCGCGGACCGGTGGGCTGGCCGATACTGTGCGCGGTTATGCCGACGACTCCAACCCCAACGGGTTTTTTCTGCGCCGTATTGACGAATCCGCTTTCGCGGATGCGCTCGCGCTCGCGCTGGCCCTATATAAGGACAGCAAAAAATGGAGCACGTTTGTGCGTACCGCGATGAAAGGCGATTATTCCTGGGATTTGTCAGCCAGGCAGTACCTGCAGCTTTATGAAAGCGCGGTGGCGAAAGCCAGAAAGTAGGTCTTTCGGGCAGTATGGCGCAGGGCCTTTGGGCTATTGTGCGGTTTCCGGTCCCGGTATAGAATTGTATTGAGGCTGATTCCGTTGTTTTGCGGGCGGGGCAGGTGTGTCTGCGCGAAGGTTATATTACGGAACGTGCCGCGAATTTAATGACCGGAAAAACGACTGTAACGATCGGTTTGCTGCTGGCTGCCGCGATCTGCGCGCACGCCGGGCCGGGTGCTGCCGGAAAAACGGCGGCCGATCAGTCCGGCCGAAGCGGAACCGGATCGGCGCGTCTTCCCGCCGATGCTGAACTGCAGGATTTTGCCGAGCTGAATTTCGGGTATATGACGCCGCCGCAGGACTCCGGACGCAGTGCGGGCAAGTCCGCCGCGCCGGCCAAAACCGGGCGCGCGCCGGAATTTCGGGATGCCTATGCTCCGCCGGCGGCACTTGTGGCCAAGCCGAAAATTCCGGCTGAAAAGAAACCGGCCGGCAGAACGGATTTTTATCTGCCGGAGCTGGATATCGCCGGGGAAACAATAAATGCGGCACATTTTCAGCCGGCTGTAGCGGTTTTGCGCGTGCCCGGCGACGGTAGTGCCGGGTCTGGCAAGACTGCGCGGACGGGCTTGAAAAATTCTGTCACGCCGGCTGTTCTGGAGCCGGAATATGAACGGCCTGTTTCGATCGAGCCTGATATGGCCGGTCATTCCCGCAGGAAAATCCGGTTTCCGGCGGAACAGAAATCCGTTGTCGCTCCGGGTTATGTAATTCTGAAATCTTCGGTGCAGGGCGGGTCAGGCGGCCGGCGTGCGCCGCAGGAAACGGGGCCGGCCGAATTCGGCGCGCTGCTTAACGAGCTGAA is a genomic window of Elusimicrobiaceae bacterium containing:
- a CDS encoding response regulator → MRSILVAEGSVLRRAEIASVFDRCYRLIPAASAEELLPLVEEFSPDVLLICQEFAGKDTLLLVEKAKALVPHVIVIVVSECGDMDFAVNALKSGAVTVMTGVPSPDVLYSSVAGKIPPDGDIGGTDMPWKIKGC
- the folK gene encoding 2-amino-4-hydroxy-6-hydroxymethyldihydropteridine diphosphokinase yields the protein MPAAYLSLGSNLGDRRAMLDSALVRLGENGVEILAVSSFIETAPYGRTGQPAFLNCAAKIRTALTARQLLALALETEAELGRTRVLRWGPRTIDIDIIFYGDEIINTPELTVPHYDAHNRAFVLGPLCELDPDLIHPVLKISLSLLLRRLQKTAPRPQDK
- the trpS gene encoding tryptophan--tRNA ligase — its product is MEQKAKIVSGMRPTGRIHLGNYWGALKNWIALQDKYDCAFFVADWHALTTGHEDTAALRANGRGMVIDWLAAGFDPDKSALYRQSDVPEIAELALLLGMFTPLGWLLRNPTFKEQLVELYRQRYAGQDEKASSGKAMQALGSAAGVESEAELSAMTEFATAGFLAYPVLMTADIIIHKAEFVPVGKDQIAHVEIARDIVRRFDDLYGGQVFPEPRPLLTESARVPGLDGRKMSKSYRNAIEMGEESDSLRGKVMAMFTDPNKKGLKDPANPDGCVVFAFHRLYNPAHAVRETECRAGSLGCVACKKHLFELMEPAIAAFRARRAEVEKDPGRVDAILEAGAVRVRDTVRGTMEQVRRAMRIR
- a CDS encoding site-2 protease family protein, which encodes MQTESFFVQLPVLIFSIVCHEYAHGYIAARRGDDTAGLMGRLTLNPLPHVDPIGTIIVPVIAFFSSIPAIGWAKPVPVNPLRLESPRRDMMWVSLAGPLTNFALAGLFALFFKLTLVAVGMLGMALTSGSLAVLILKSAYYGVLINLVLAFFNLIPLAPLDGSHILAAKLSGGALEKYARINQYGPWILIGLLFTHGLDLILRVPIALAMWVFSALRIFSP
- the folP gene encoding dihydropteroate synthase, producing the protein MSGGQPGLKTVLADGRMLHYRSMLIMGIINITPDSFYAGSRARSAETAAAIAEEMLAAGADILDIGGESTRPGAERVDQATETARVTAAASAIKKRFPNALLSVDTYKAATARAAINAGADIINDISAMSFDPLMPETVRETGAPVVLMHTRGPARDMQRNAVYRDPVSEVLDYLRQRRDFAAARGIGPDKVILDPGIGFAKLREHNLAILHNIGRFTELGAPVLVGASRKTFIGQTLGAPGAPLPPENRLAGTLAVTAWLAAHGVHIARVHDVAENAGAARMTAELCLRPT
- a CDS encoding CpXC domain-containing protein; translation: MASLKGVITVSCPQDCGEFDAEVWTLIRADEDPDLKDMVRGGELNLVQCPVCGKLFYGSVPVVYLDPQADLSIFVFPQAGEHGEVERKLREEFALLRDGLLRELKMHAEPVVFFGAELLKEFLVSEQFLRDESDIIEYAARELGLETVMLAPARARECDWPYRVPAPGGRRTAAAVLPACDKVLAGYPALARLAKFRAALEKDPKLDRELA
- the queD gene encoding 6-carboxytetrahydropterin synthase QueD, whose amino-acid sequence is MILIKKFTFDAAHNLVRYKGKCERLHGHTYQLVVKLEGKPHPRDGMVMDFTDVKALVGELVIEKLDHNYLNDTVAQSTAENLAMWIWDRLAPAFRARKLKLLEIELWETATSGIVYRKGR